One window of the Candidatus Jettenia sp. genome contains the following:
- a CDS encoding GvpL/GvpF family gas vesicle protein, which yields MPSQIHRNTLDIPLGIYAYCFTQTPVSFSHTLMGIDDEHEVYTIERNGLFAIVSTLSLKEFSEDALDKKMTDMVWIASKAKKHEEVIEFVMTYTSEGCRGPLYSFSQSTFNKEEPVGIRKREDEERENPQRTGVLTGHYSIPVVPLRFCTIYKNQETLFQTILPHKEKIINFLNYTTDKAEWSVKIFCDKKVFIDRYGQRKGQSIKIDQASLLPGEGYLLAKKKHKICEEALRADIQQILQDIYSTLLPYADGCRFLRCFDKKIHGRSSDMVMNAAFLIKQQMLVSFRDSMNIQGEKYKNEGLMFELTGPWPPYSFCPEL from the coding sequence ATGCCGAGTCAGATACATAGGAATACCCTGGATATCCCCCTTGGGATTTATGCCTACTGTTTTACTCAAACGCCAGTATCGTTTTCCCATACTCTTATGGGTATTGACGATGAGCATGAAGTGTATACTATTGAACGAAATGGCCTTTTTGCAATAGTGAGCACTCTATCTTTAAAGGAATTTAGCGAAGATGCCCTTGATAAAAAAATGACAGATATGGTGTGGATTGCATCAAAGGCAAAGAAACATGAGGAGGTAATCGAGTTCGTTATGACTTATACCTCAGAAGGTTGCCGCGGACCTCTCTATAGTTTTTCTCAGTCAACCTTTAATAAAGAAGAACCAGTGGGAATTCGCAAGAGAGAAGATGAGGAGAGAGAAAATCCTCAACGCACAGGAGTTTTAACAGGACACTATTCTATTCCCGTAGTGCCCTTACGGTTTTGTACAATTTATAAGAATCAAGAGACCCTCTTTCAAACGATACTGCCACACAAAGAGAAGATTATCAATTTTCTAAATTATACTACTGATAAGGCTGAATGGTCAGTGAAGATATTTTGTGATAAAAAGGTTTTTATAGATAGATATGGTCAAAGAAAAGGGCAATCTATAAAAATAGATCAGGCATCACTATTACCCGGGGAGGGTTATTTATTAGCAAAGAAAAAGCACAAGATATGCGAAGAGGCATTAAGAGCAGACATCCAACAGATTTTACAAGACATTTATTCCACATTATTACCGTATGCTGACGGTTGCCGATTTTTGCGGTGTTTTGATAAGAAAATCCATGGTAGATCATCCGATATGGTTATGAATGCAGCCTTCCTCATAAAACAACAGATGCTTGTATCATTTAGAGATAGCATGAATATACAAGGAGAAAAATATAAGAACGAGGGACTTATGTTTGAGCTTACCGGCCCATGGCCTCCCTATAGTTTTTGTCCGGAATTATGA
- the gvpA gene encoding gas vesicle structural protein GvpA (There are 14 genes on the gvp gene cluster in halophilic archaea. The product of gvpA is a structural component of gas vesicles, which provide buoyancy to cells and promote flotation. It has been reported that the products of gvpAO and gvpFGJKLM represent the minimal set required for gas vesicle formation in halophilic archaea.): MAKVQKSTDSSSLAEVVDRILDKGIVVDAWVKVSLVGIELLSIEARVVIASVETYLKYAESIGLTATAAAPA; encoded by the coding sequence ATGGCTAAAGTACAAAAGTCTACTGATTCATCAAGTTTGGCAGAAGTTGTCGATAGGATACTTGATAAAGGTATCGTGGTCGATGCCTGGGTTAAGGTATCTTTGGTAGGTATTGAGTTACTTTCAATAGAGGCTAGAGTCGTTATTGCATCTGTTGAAACATATTTAAAGTATGCTGAATCAATTGGCTTGACGGCAACCGCCGCAGCGCCAGCCTAG
- a CDS encoding GvpL/GvpF family gas vesicle protein — MYQYLYGITRAFRRPVQDILGIENIRVCALPYREITALISEVTTAKIPISNENVLRHASVIEILQKEQTILPMRFSSVFESGKEVFEFLSNRYAMFIADLEQLHNTFEMGLRIIMGSDVRNAQSVQSDINGNVSKRNQTNMPQFYRFGKNSLSSGTAYLERQRAYYTVLDENKTAVQEIVSTCHAQFEGIYTKSQWDKNLSFLPGISLNYLIHKDFLSEFRIRFYDLVTSLKEFRFLYSGPWPPYHFVSGNRG; from the coding sequence ATGTATCAATATTTATACGGTATCACAAGGGCGTTTCGCAGACCGGTTCAAGATATACTTGGTATTGAAAATATCCGTGTTTGTGCTTTACCATATCGAGAAATAACGGCTCTCATATCAGAGGTTACGACGGCCAAGATACCGATATCGAATGAAAATGTATTACGCCATGCATCGGTAATTGAGATCTTGCAAAAAGAACAAACGATTCTTCCTATGCGATTTTCATCTGTATTTGAGAGTGGGAAAGAAGTATTTGAATTTCTGAGTAATCGATATGCAATGTTTATTGCAGACCTGGAGCAATTGCACAATACATTTGAAATGGGACTACGCATTATTATGGGTAGTGATGTAAGGAATGCGCAGTCTGTTCAATCTGATATCAATGGGAATGTATCGAAAAGAAATCAAACAAATATGCCACAATTCTATAGATTTGGAAAAAATAGTTTAAGCTCAGGTACGGCATATTTAGAACGGCAACGCGCCTATTATACAGTTCTGGATGAGAACAAGACTGCTGTTCAGGAAATAGTGAGTACCTGTCATGCGCAATTTGAGGGTATCTATACCAAATCTCAGTGGGATAAGAATCTTTCTTTTTTGCCGGGAATATCCCTCAATTATTTGATACATAAGGATTTTTTATCTGAATTCAGGATCAGATTCTATGATCTCGTGACGAGCTTGAAAGAGTTCCGGTTTTTGTATTCCGGTCCATGGCCTCCTTATCATTTTGTTTCGGGGAATAGAGGATAA
- a CDS encoding GvpL/GvpF family gas vesicle protein: MANNGKYIYGFTRNDVRFGLSLAGIDGKQVYTISDNGIAAVVSDGPGGRLRPERKNLSAHNSVIKEVMKTSSILPVSFGVVADNETGIKKILKLNHNSFVNQLKRLGDKVEMGLKVIWDVENIFEFMVRTHRSLELFRDNIFLKPTGATQEEKMELGRMFETIMNQEREKHTATVQSILKSYCCEIKVNKPKDEKTVMKLACLVEKASLEQFEKGIFEAAKVFDDNYAFDFHGPWAPHNFVEIKLKMA; this comes from the coding sequence ATGGCTAATAACGGAAAATACATTTATGGCTTTACGAGGAACGATGTGAGGTTCGGTCTCAGCCTTGCAGGCATTGATGGTAAGCAGGTGTATACCATTTCAGATAATGGCATTGCTGCTGTGGTAAGTGATGGTCCGGGAGGCAGACTCCGACCGGAGCGAAAGAATCTGAGTGCCCATAATAGCGTTATCAAAGAGGTCATGAAGACATCCTCGATTCTACCTGTTTCTTTTGGTGTTGTGGCTGATAATGAAACAGGCATTAAAAAGATCTTAAAATTAAATCATAATAGCTTTGTAAATCAACTAAAGAGGTTAGGTGATAAGGTTGAAATGGGCCTGAAAGTTATTTGGGATGTGGAGAATATCTTTGAATTTATGGTGAGAACACATCGGTCGCTTGAGCTCTTTCGGGATAATATTTTTCTAAAACCTACCGGTGCAACGCAAGAGGAAAAAATGGAACTGGGAAGAATGTTTGAGACTATTATGAACCAGGAACGTGAAAAACATACGGCAACGGTACAAAGTATTTTGAAAAGTTATTGTTGCGAGATAAAAGTAAATAAACCCAAAGATGAAAAAACAGTGATGAAGTTAGCATGTCTTGTGGAGAAGGCAAGTCTGGAACAATTTGAAAAGGGAATTTTTGAAGCAGCAAAGGTATTTGATGACAATTATGCCTTTGATTTTCACGGGCCATGGGCGCCCCATAATTTTGTAGAGATAAAACTGAAAATGGCATGA
- a CDS encoding gas vesicle protein GvpG: protein MRSFIPRRVTKGEKISSLISVQPDFRQLNNYRFFGLSGGDYTMLLVDDILFSPVKGLSYIFKQIHKAAEDEFLNEEDITVQLSELYMMLETGKITEEEFDKKESELLNRLEQIEEYKKKQYGVTEEQEEGNESREIEEDEED, encoded by the coding sequence GTGAGATCTTTTATTCCACGGAGAGTAACAAAGGGAGAAAAAATATCCTCTCTCATTTCTGTGCAACCAGACTTCAGGCAACTGAATAATTACCGGTTTTTTGGTTTATCAGGAGGAGATTATACTATGTTGTTAGTTGATGATATTTTGTTTTCACCAGTAAAAGGCCTGTCGTATATATTCAAGCAGATTCATAAAGCTGCCGAGGATGAGTTCTTAAACGAAGAGGATATTACCGTACAACTATCCGAACTTTACATGATGCTTGAAACGGGCAAGATTACTGAAGAGGAGTTTGATAAGAAAGAATCGGAACTCTTAAATCGGCTAGAACAGATAGAAGAATATAAAAAGAAACAGTATGGAGTAACGGAAGAACAGGAAGAAGGTAATGAAAGCCGTGAGATTGAAGAGGATGAAGAAGATTGA
- the gvpN gene encoding gas vesicle protein GvpN translates to MDTIVNENTQLEEAGLCLEPSNGFVVTPCIEEVVESALAYLQAGYPVHLSGPAGTGKTTLAFHVAAKLGRNVTLIHGDDEFGTSDLIGKDSGYSKKKLYDNFIHSVVRSEEVMQTIWRDNPLTNACKNGNVLIYDEFNRTKPEANNVLLSVLQEGILGVPKRGGQRSGYIEVHPEFRAIFTSNPEEYAGTHKTQDALMDRLVTIQIHHFDCETEIKILIARSGISREDAETIVNIIRKLRSMGVNNHRPSIRTGIMIARILAHRGGHAAWEDPIFRRICQDVLNANTIKVTRDGKLIMQEKIAEVVQKVCNMKNLHNEESLFSSMAYCGLTAKK, encoded by the coding sequence ATGGATACAATCGTAAATGAAAATACCCAACTTGAAGAAGCAGGGCTTTGCTTAGAGCCAAGCAATGGGTTTGTAGTTACTCCATGTATAGAGGAAGTGGTTGAATCGGCTCTCGCATATCTTCAAGCCGGCTACCCCGTTCACTTATCAGGTCCTGCCGGAACAGGAAAAACAACACTGGCCTTCCATGTGGCAGCAAAACTTGGCAGGAACGTGACACTGATTCATGGTGATGATGAGTTCGGAACTTCTGATCTTATTGGTAAGGATAGCGGTTACAGTAAGAAAAAACTCTATGATAATTTCATTCATTCGGTAGTGAGATCTGAAGAGGTGATGCAAACTATATGGAGAGATAACCCTCTTACCAATGCATGCAAAAACGGTAATGTTCTTATCTACGATGAATTCAATCGTACAAAACCGGAAGCAAATAATGTATTACTGAGTGTCCTTCAGGAAGGAATTCTTGGCGTTCCTAAACGTGGCGGGCAGAGAAGTGGATATATAGAGGTACATCCGGAGTTCCGCGCTATTTTTACCTCGAATCCAGAGGAGTATGCAGGTACTCATAAGACACAGGATGCGCTTATGGACAGGCTCGTAACGATACAAATTCATCATTTTGATTGTGAAACGGAAATTAAAATCTTAATAGCCAGATCGGGTATTTCACGGGAAGATGCAGAAACGATCGTCAATATTATTAGAAAATTGAGAAGTATGGGTGTTAATAATCATCGTCCCAGTATCAGAACTGGTATCATGATTGCCCGTATACTTGCTCACCGGGGTGGTCATGCAGCGTGGGAGGATCCAATATTTCGTCGGATCTGCCAGGATGTGCTCAACGCTAACACCATTAAGGTTACCCGTGACGGGAAACTGATAATGCAGGAAAAGATTGCTGAGGTTGTACAAAAGGTTTGTAATATGAAAAATTTACATAATGAAGAATCATTATTTTCTTCTATGGCATACTGTGGTTTAACCGCTAAAAAGTAA
- a CDS encoding response regulator, with protein sequence MSEKPQILIVDDEVDMCWALESILIPKGYKSYSVTSGKEGLELLKQLYPSVRLIFLDVKLPDIDGLKLANVIKQYYPEIKIAIITGYYYRDTLSVQQGLAKGLFDYFIGKPFNISEIRLTIENSFPS encoded by the coding sequence ATGTCAGAAAAACCACAAATACTTATTGTAGATGATGAAGTGGATATGTGCTGGGCGCTGGAAAGTATCTTAATACCGAAAGGTTATAAATCATATTCGGTAACCAGCGGAAAAGAAGGGCTTGAATTGCTCAAACAGCTATATCCAAGTGTTCGATTAATCTTTCTTGATGTCAAACTACCCGATATTGATGGCTTAAAGTTGGCAAATGTCATTAAGCAATATTATCCGGAAATAAAAATTGCTATTATTACCGGGTATTATTACCGGGATACTTTATCCGTACAACAGGGGCTCGCCAAAGGTCTCTTTGATTATTTTATCGGTAAACCGTTTAATATTTCAGAAATACGCCTAACTATAGAAAACTCCTTCCCTTCATAA
- a CDS encoding TRC40/GET3/ArsA family transport-energizing ATPase, producing MQIPLFLTNTTLSLICFGGKGGVGKTTSAVATALYLADKNPQKRILLASLDPAHSLMDSLKNTNDFNNLKVWEIDARISFQKFIEKHSSALKKIINRGSFLDETDISNLLSISLPGIDELMGMIELANLTESNTYDSIILDTAPTGHTMKFMQMPYLVKRWTYVLNLMMEKHRYLSKLYVKRYQPDDADAFIEAFIKGAKKIERMLQDKSCEFVPVMLPEILSMKETQRFLSVLKKYKVPAKTIIINRVYPVSDCYFCGTQYSRQAKYIDEIKSSLHGYNLLHMPLCNAEIQGKESLLKFAQAMVNSFHQDDTRERSNLMIHSPVPPLKEITRGEVNDSLQKEVFTAKYKIKGTYPMQNNCYGDGCFVLRKQNIMHADKAFCLAQDNNQGVQNGSLEEFPGDTRLSSLLLKQAGDFPEFPLHKNEPGGMKVFSNGMKRLPALKSSLEFLLFSGKGGVGKTTLACATALSLSNSYPEKRILLFSTDPAHSLSDCLDVVIGGDGLSLNNLSIQEMNAEEEYQKLKHLYSEEIRDFMAVFTKRDASVHVVFEKEIMESLIEITPPGIDEVMAITSIIDYMDKGSFDIFILDTAPTGHFIRFLEMPELTLDWLKFFFNLFLKYKNNVRMPKISAFLVDLSKKIKKLLTLLHDKEKSLFIPIAIPTEMAYEETKDLLDAVKRLKIPIEQGILNMVHPYPKKDIIGAECPICVNRIVYEEKMLYVFKKLFPVDSLCIIHKQEGEIVGIKALQSLGKKLYGDVLN from the coding sequence GTGCAGATTCCCTTATTTCTAACAAATACGACATTATCCTTAATTTGTTTTGGAGGTAAAGGCGGTGTTGGTAAAACAACATCAGCGGTAGCAACTGCGCTCTATCTTGCAGATAAAAATCCGCAAAAACGCATCCTGCTAGCCTCTCTTGACCCTGCACACTCTCTTATGGATAGCCTGAAGAATACAAACGATTTCAATAATCTTAAGGTATGGGAGATAGATGCACGGATATCTTTCCAGAAATTTATCGAAAAGCATAGTAGCGCACTTAAGAAAATAATCAATAGGGGTAGTTTTCTTGATGAGACTGACATCTCTAATCTTCTTTCCATTTCGTTACCCGGAATAGACGAATTAATGGGAATGATAGAATTGGCGAATTTAACAGAGAGTAATACTTACGATAGTATTATACTTGATACTGCGCCAACCGGGCATACTATGAAATTCATGCAAATGCCTTATCTCGTAAAGAGGTGGACCTATGTTCTCAACTTGATGATGGAGAAGCATCGATATTTATCAAAACTGTATGTAAAGCGCTATCAACCCGATGATGCTGATGCATTTATTGAAGCATTTATAAAGGGTGCAAAAAAGATTGAGCGTATGCTGCAGGATAAGTCATGTGAGTTTGTGCCAGTAATGTTGCCAGAGATTTTGAGTATGAAAGAAACACAGCGTTTTTTGTCTGTTTTAAAGAAATATAAAGTTCCGGCAAAGACGATTATTATTAATCGCGTTTATCCTGTAAGTGATTGTTATTTCTGCGGCACACAATATTCACGACAAGCAAAGTATATCGATGAGATAAAATCTTCCCTACATGGATATAATCTCTTACATATGCCTTTATGCAATGCTGAAATTCAGGGAAAAGAGTCATTGCTAAAGTTTGCACAAGCGATGGTGAATTCTTTCCATCAAGATGATACCAGGGAAAGGAGCAACCTCATGATCCATTCTCCCGTACCTCCCTTAAAAGAAATAACCAGAGGAGAGGTAAATGATTCGCTGCAAAAAGAAGTTTTTACAGCAAAATATAAGATCAAGGGTACATATCCTATGCAAAATAATTGTTATGGAGATGGATGCTTTGTCCTCAGAAAACAAAATATTATGCATGCTGATAAAGCTTTTTGCCTGGCTCAAGATAATAATCAAGGTGTTCAAAATGGCAGTTTAGAAGAATTTCCTGGTGATACCCGCTTGAGTTCCTTGCTTCTAAAACAGGCAGGGGATTTCCCTGAATTTCCTCTTCATAAAAATGAGCCAGGAGGGATGAAGGTATTCTCGAATGGGATGAAGCGATTGCCTGCGCTAAAATCCAGCCTGGAATTTTTGCTGTTTAGTGGTAAAGGAGGTGTTGGTAAGACAACTTTAGCATGTGCGACGGCGCTGTCATTGTCAAATTCTTATCCGGAAAAGCGTATATTACTTTTTTCAACAGATCCGGCTCATTCACTTTCAGATTGTTTGGATGTAGTGATCGGAGGCGATGGTTTATCTCTTAATAATCTATCCATTCAGGAAATGAACGCAGAAGAAGAGTATCAAAAACTAAAGCATCTTTACTCAGAAGAGATCCGAGATTTTATGGCAGTTTTCACAAAAAGAGATGCTTCTGTTCACGTAGTGTTCGAGAAGGAGATTATGGAATCTCTTATAGAGATAACACCACCTGGTATTGACGAAGTCATGGCTATCACCTCAATTATTGATTACATGGATAAAGGGAGTTTCGACATCTTTATTCTCGATACAGCTCCAACAGGACATTTCATACGATTTTTAGAAATGCCGGAGCTAACGCTTGATTGGTTAAAATTTTTTTTTAATCTCTTTTTAAAATATAAAAACAATGTTCGTATGCCGAAAATTTCGGCTTTTTTGGTAGATTTATCAAAAAAGATAAAAAAACTTTTAACCTTACTCCACGATAAGGAAAAATCTCTCTTTATTCCCATTGCTATTCCAACCGAAATGGCCTACGAAGAAACAAAAGATCTTTTAGATGCTGTAAAGAGACTAAAAATTCCCATTGAGCAAGGGATTTTAAATATGGTACATCCATATCCGAAAAAAGACATCATCGGTGCTGAATGTCCTATTTGTGTAAACAGGATTGTATATGAAGAAAAGATGCTTTATGTTTTCAAAAAGTTGTTTCCCGTTGATTCCTTATGCATCATTCATAAACAGGAGGGAGAGATTGTAGGAATAAAAGCATTACAATCATTAGGAAAGAAGTTATACGGAGATGTCCTCAATTAA
- the gvpA gene encoding gas vesicle structural protein GvpA (There are 14 genes on the gvp gene cluster in halophilic archaea. The product of gvpA is a structural component of gas vesicles, which provide buoyancy to cells and promote flotation. It has been reported that the products of gvpAO and gvpFGJKLM represent the minimal set required for gas vesicle formation in halophilic archaea.): MAKVQKSTDSSSLAEVVDRILDKGIVVDAWVKVSLVGIELLSIEARVVIASVETYLKYAESIGLTATAAAPA; the protein is encoded by the coding sequence ATGGCTAAAGTACAAAAGTCTACTGATTCATCAAGTTTGGCAGAAGTTGTTGATAGGATACTTGATAAAGGTATCGTGGTCGATGCCTGGGTTAAGGTATCTTTGGTAGGTATTGAGTTACTTTCAATAGAGGCCAGAGTCGTTATTGCATCTGTTGAAACATATTTAAAGTATGCTGAATCAATTGGCTTGACGGCAACCGCCGCTGCGCCAGCCTAG
- a CDS encoding PAS domain S-box protein, with amino-acid sequence MMIFSCIPSSLLMFDRKLKVVIANKNFLEKSRRTERETIGKHVDDIFPSVILQYTRLAERLRRVFETGVGDRGREMHYRSPGLKSRVYFYSLTPLKDDQGIVENVLLIMDDITQQVSLREKVRQTERHLAGVVESANDIVTSLDSIGMITTWNNAAEKISGYIDRELVGKPLITICADAQKPTLASIIENLSRGETVKHIELGLKTKTGKIIPISWSFALMKDDLQTVVGIVGVGQDLTERRELEAQLFHSAKLASLGVMAGGIAHEIRNPLGISSAAAQILLECPENESLRKECAEKIYLGIKRASLIIEELLKFARPSDGRSELMNINDAIMETFTLIEKQLLLMRIEIKRNLYPYIPIMKAEKNLLQQAFLNIILNAANAMPDGGTLTITTSINRNDRIVIVFEDTGCGIPIENVDKIFDPFFTTMPVGKGTGLGLSITYSIIKQHEGTIQVESTVGKGSAFTIQLPVKK; translated from the coding sequence ATGATGATATTTTCATGTATCCCATCCTCCCTCTTAATGTTTGATCGTAAACTCAAGGTAGTGATTGCCAACAAGAATTTTCTCGAGAAATCACGGAGAACAGAAAGAGAAACTATTGGGAAGCATGTGGATGATATATTTCCGAGCGTTATCCTGCAATACACGCGGCTTGCTGAAAGGCTAAGGAGGGTATTTGAGACAGGAGTGGGAGATCGGGGTCGTGAGATGCATTATCGATCTCCTGGCTTGAAAAGCAGGGTGTATTTTTATAGCTTAACTCCTCTCAAAGATGATCAAGGGATTGTTGAAAACGTCCTGCTCATCATGGATGATATTACGCAGCAGGTAAGTTTGCGCGAGAAAGTCAGGCAAACAGAGCGCCATCTCGCTGGAGTGGTCGAGAGCGCCAATGATATTGTTACTTCGCTAGATTCTATAGGGATGATTACCACATGGAATAATGCAGCAGAGAAAATTTCTGGTTATATAGACAGAGAATTAGTGGGTAAACCGTTGATAACAATATGTGCGGATGCACAAAAGCCAACATTGGCCTCTATTATAGAGAATCTTTCCCGGGGAGAAACCGTAAAACATATAGAATTAGGTCTTAAGACAAAGACCGGAAAGATAATTCCTATTTCCTGGAGTTTTGCTCTGATGAAAGATGATTTACAAACCGTGGTAGGTATTGTAGGTGTAGGGCAAGACCTTACTGAGAGACGTGAATTAGAAGCACAATTATTTCATTCTGCAAAGCTCGCTTCTCTGGGGGTAATGGCTGGTGGCATAGCGCATGAGATTCGAAATCCATTAGGTATCAGTTCTGCTGCCGCTCAGATTTTATTGGAATGTCCGGAAAATGAAAGTTTGCGTAAAGAGTGTGCGGAAAAGATCTATTTGGGCATTAAACGTGCCTCCCTGATAATCGAAGAATTGCTCAAATTTGCACGGCCTTCCGATGGGCGCTCTGAACTGATGAATATCAATGATGCCATTATGGAAACTTTTACTCTCATTGAAAAACAGTTGCTATTAATGCGAATCGAGATTAAAAGAAATCTATATCCGTATATTCCAATTATGAAAGCAGAGAAGAATTTATTACAACAAGCTTTTCTGAATATAATCCTCAATGCAGCCAACGCTATGCCTGATGGAGGAACCTTAACGATAACAACTTCAATTAATCGGAATGATAGAATCGTCATTGTTTTTGAAGATACGGGTTGTGGTATACCAATTGAGAATGTTGATAAGATATTTGATCCATTCTTTACTACTATGCCGGTAGGCAAGGGCACTGGTCTTGGGTTATCAATTACCTACAGTATTATCAAACAACACGAAGGAACTATACAGGTAGAAAGCACAGTAGGAAAGGGTTCTGCTTTTACCATTCAACTACCGGTGAAGAAATAA